From a region of the Chitinophaga caseinilytica genome:
- a CDS encoding IPT/TIG domain-containing protein, translated as MRFMSNIKSPGFLIPLTVLFLTAACSKDNDGGKEADPYDPGKPITISHFSPDSGGKATQLVITGDNFGNDTAHIRLSVGGKKAVVVGVKNNKIYALVPRKLSGDVDLQLKVHDREVSAQKRFRYIITQSVSTISGKVGPDGKGVTADGPLAEAQFSFPQYITADDEGNLMVLQYDGTDFRGLRQVSISQNKVTRIPAGSPYGITIRKSDNQVIAIQRDNQYPVILTGLAPLNSWQPKAFYATTAGSPVFGAGDYPLAGAYDNTSGKLYVYNWLAGRLNYVNPATKEEKVVTQFNFNGFGRVAVDNNGVIYASSRARHCIFKVDPATGNTTIFAGTDGGAGFLNGPGANAKFNAPEDMVFDSQNNMYVADSRNNCIRKVTPTGLVTTYAGMPEEAAGYEDGLPLKSKFNFPNGVAVDKNDVLYVTDMNNHRIRAVTVE; from the coding sequence ATGCGATTTATGAGTAACATCAAATCGCCCGGGTTTCTTATCCCCCTAACGGTCCTGTTTTTAACGGCCGCCTGTTCGAAAGACAACGATGGCGGAAAGGAAGCAGACCCCTATGACCCGGGCAAACCTATCACCATCTCCCATTTTTCCCCGGATTCGGGCGGAAAGGCCACGCAACTCGTCATCACCGGCGATAATTTCGGGAACGATACAGCGCATATCAGGCTGAGCGTGGGCGGAAAGAAAGCGGTGGTGGTAGGCGTGAAGAATAACAAAATCTATGCGCTGGTGCCACGGAAACTCAGTGGCGACGTAGATCTTCAATTGAAGGTGCATGACCGCGAAGTGAGTGCCCAGAAACGATTCAGGTACATCATTACTCAATCCGTAAGCACCATCTCCGGGAAAGTAGGGCCGGATGGCAAAGGCGTTACGGCAGACGGCCCCCTGGCCGAGGCGCAATTCAGCTTCCCGCAGTATATCACCGCAGACGATGAGGGCAACCTGATGGTATTGCAATACGACGGCACCGATTTCCGCGGGCTGCGGCAGGTTTCCATTTCACAAAACAAGGTAACGCGCATCCCCGCCGGATCTCCGTACGGAATTACCATCCGCAAATCCGACAACCAGGTGATCGCCATTCAGCGGGATAACCAGTACCCCGTTATCCTGACCGGGCTGGCGCCGCTCAACAGCTGGCAACCGAAAGCGTTTTACGCCACCACGGCAGGTTCGCCCGTTTTCGGCGCGGGAGATTATCCGCTGGCGGGCGCTTACGATAATACTTCGGGAAAGCTCTATGTCTACAACTGGCTGGCCGGCCGGCTGAATTATGTGAATCCCGCCACGAAAGAGGAAAAGGTGGTCACGCAATTCAACTTCAACGGGTTCGGCCGTGTGGCGGTAGACAATAACGGCGTGATCTACGCCTCCAGCCGCGCGCGCCATTGCATTTTCAAAGTAGACCCCGCAACCGGCAACACCACTATTTTTGCCGGTACCGACGGCGGCGCGGGTTTCCTCAACGGGCCCGGTGCCAACGCGAAATTCAATGCGCCGGAAGACATGGTTTTCGATAGCCAGAATAATATGTATGTAGCCGACTCCCGGAACAACTGTATCCGGAAAGTAACGCCCACCGGCCTTGTTACCACTTACGCCGGAATGCCGGAAGAAGCCGCGGGATACGAGGACGGCCTTCCGCTGAAATCCAAATTCAATTTCCCCAATGGTGTGGCGGTCGATAAAAACGATGTGCTGTACGTAACCGACATGAACAATCACCGCATCCGCGCAGTAACGGTGGAGTAA
- a CDS encoding acetyltransferase has product MFIRKATAADYPAIMQVWESSVLATHHFLQKSDFDLFKKIIPEQFLPALDLYVTGDDARLTGVLGVSGENLEMLFIDAASRGQGIGQQLVRFALSELGVTKVDVNEQNLQAVGFYRKMGFVETGRSETDGMGKPYPLLHFTFPQQ; this is encoded by the coding sequence ATGTTCATCCGAAAAGCGACCGCCGCCGATTACCCCGCCATCATGCAGGTTTGGGAATCTTCCGTGCTGGCCACCCACCATTTCCTCCAGAAATCCGATTTCGATTTGTTCAAAAAGATCATCCCGGAACAATTCCTGCCTGCGCTCGACCTGTACGTGACCGGCGACGATGCACGGCTAACGGGCGTGCTGGGCGTTTCCGGCGAAAACCTGGAAATGCTGTTCATCGATGCGGCATCGAGAGGGCAGGGGATCGGGCAGCAGCTCGTCCGTTTCGCACTGTCGGAACTGGGCGTAACGAAGGTGGACGTAAACGAACAAAACCTCCAGGCCGTGGGCTTCTACCGGAAAATGGGGTTCGTGGAAACAGGGCGGTCGGAAACGGATGGCATGGGGAAGCCATATCCCCTGCTGCATTTCACCTTTCCGCAACAATAG
- a CDS encoding RNA polymerase sigma-70 factor, which translates to MGYTALSDRELVTLLAGNDARAFETLYQRHAGAMYAYAFRKVPVPAIVEDLLQEVFTNFYRRRTELAHIENVPSYLYNALRNRIFNELRNSLLHEQHHQQMPSGQTADLHINYDLRELEKAFAAALDKLTERSREIFLLSRRDHLSYKEIAEKLGISVKAVEKHMTRSLGLMREELKGFGAIGAVVIASGTLF; encoded by the coding sequence ATGGGATATACCGCACTGTCTGATAGGGAACTGGTGACGTTGCTGGCCGGAAACGATGCGCGCGCGTTCGAGACGCTGTACCAGCGGCATGCCGGGGCGATGTATGCCTATGCCTTCCGGAAAGTGCCCGTTCCGGCGATCGTGGAAGACCTGCTGCAGGAGGTTTTTACCAATTTTTACCGCCGGCGGACGGAGCTGGCCCATATCGAGAACGTACCTTCCTATTTATACAACGCCCTCCGCAACCGGATCTTCAACGAACTGCGGAACTCCCTCCTCCACGAACAGCATCACCAGCAAATGCCTTCCGGGCAAACGGCCGACCTGCATATCAATTACGACCTGCGCGAGCTGGAAAAAGCCTTCGCGGCGGCGCTCGACAAACTGACGGAGCGCAGCCGGGAGATATTCCTCCTTTCCCGCCGCGACCATCTCAGCTATAAAGAGATCGCCGAGAAACTGGGGATTTCCGTAAAAGCCGTGGAAAAACACATGACCCGATCGCTGGGCCTCATGCGGGAAGAATTGAAGGGATTCGGCGCCATCGGCGCCGTGGTGATCGCTTCCGGAACGCTGTTCTGA
- a CDS encoding FecR family protein yields the protein MNDQHLLQLLDKYLRNTCSPEEKQALETWLERYESPFRDAAPDPAPRLAAVYDSISARLKAEGEMPEAPATPVRHIRARWWKVAAAAAVLITGAATTWTILQKPVMLLASAPAGESTFVELPDGSRVWLNASSSLEYPGNMARNGRTVRLKGEGYFEVAPDQQQPFVVQTQDLSVQVLGTSFNLKAYNEDAALETALIEGKVAVSLLSAPARRQLLAPGQKLLLTRKNTPGAGGEDWGNFYAQVQNNTKTKDTIATETLWRKGRLQFRDQSFAELAKIMERWYDKRIIIADPALNDNRFSGEFRKEGIKDALNALQLIANFTYDMRGDTVIIKQ from the coding sequence ATGAACGACCAACATCTGTTGCAACTGCTGGATAAATACCTCCGGAACACTTGTTCCCCGGAGGAAAAACAAGCCCTGGAAACCTGGCTCGAGCGGTACGAATCCCCGTTCCGGGATGCCGCCCCCGACCCTGCGCCCAGGCTCGCCGCAGTATACGACAGCATTTCGGCCCGGCTGAAAGCCGAAGGCGAAATGCCCGAAGCCCCCGCCACGCCCGTTCGCCACATCCGCGCCCGCTGGTGGAAAGTTGCCGCCGCGGCAGCCGTCCTCATCACAGGCGCTGCCACTACCTGGACCATCTTACAAAAGCCCGTCATGCTCCTGGCCTCCGCCCCCGCCGGCGAAAGTACCTTCGTGGAGCTGCCCGATGGCAGCCGCGTGTGGCTCAACGCCAGCAGCAGCCTGGAATACCCCGGCAACATGGCCCGCAACGGCCGCACCGTGCGCCTGAAAGGCGAAGGATATTTCGAAGTGGCCCCCGACCAGCAACAACCGTTCGTGGTCCAGACGCAAGACCTGTCTGTCCAGGTACTGGGCACCTCCTTCAACCTCAAAGCCTACAACGAAGACGCCGCGCTGGAAACCGCGCTCATCGAAGGCAAGGTCGCCGTTTCGCTGCTGAGCGCCCCTGCGCGCCGGCAGCTCCTGGCCCCCGGCCAGAAACTCCTCCTCACCCGGAAAAATACCCCGGGCGCCGGCGGGGAAGACTGGGGAAACTTCTACGCACAAGTCCAAAACAATACCAAAACAAAAGATACGATCGCCACAGAAACGCTCTGGCGCAAAGGGCGCCTCCAGTTCCGCGACCAGTCGTTCGCCGAACTGGCCAAAATCATGGAACGGTGGTACGACAAACGCATCATCATCGCCGATCCTGCGCTGAACGACAACCGGTTTTCGGGGGAATTCCGCAAGGAAGGGATCAAAGACGCGCTCAATGCCCTGCAGCTGATCGCAAATTTCACGTACGACATGAGAGGGGATACCGTCATCATCAAGCAATAG
- a CDS encoding TonB-dependent receptor, translated as MKLCLILMTVTVLQLQAAVGYSQNRFSIESRQIELKKLLEWIETKSSYRFLYNIKTFPAADKVDVKFDNATLPSVLDRILQGRALTYRILDDGLVVISPRQDEKITVKGKVLSAEQTELIGVSIQLKGTSTGTATDEQGNFSLSVPPNGVLLVSYIGYEPQEVPVNGRAQLPNIVLKSSSSGLNEVVVLGYGQKQVRQSVTGAISSIQTKELKQSPVANLTNALAGRLPGLITVQRSGRPGADYSQLFIRGINTTGSTNPLIVIDGLPRGNADLGQLDANEIESVSILKDASATALYGIQGANGIVLVTTRRGQEGPPNIQINAQTALQQPVTFPRFLDSYRSGLLQNEAAKNDGMAPRWSEQELEYFRTGLKPYDYPNTDWYTEMVRDYSPQKTVNVNINGGSKYVRYFVSGSYLRQEPLYKHGNENIYGIKYKYDRFNFRSNIDITLDKNTDLQVDLASRLENRTSPSLDRAGGEMFWVLLSQMTNHLTPVKNPDGSISSGNMREDFYNLYGVLTQNGYLDAYWHSTSGSVALTRKLDFITPGLKVKGLFTFENFGDINTAFDQEFDSYRYKSKPGTFNGEYFQHRTATSLQRSGATSGQRYYYYDLKLMYDRDFGKHSLGGLFLFNRNLRTQAGDLPRVYEGYVGRVTYNYDKKYYLEFNAGYNGSENFPVGKRYGFFPAFSAAWMISNEDFMPKDGALSFLKARFSHGYVGNDQIGGGRWLYMSDFSRTDGFTFGSVATGNGGYYESRIGNTAITWEKASKTNLGFETGFLKDRIKFNVDIFRELRKDILTYAGTIPSYLGITADINRNRGRIVNRGIEGDLHVNMDVGRVGIFTKINYQFVKNKILEMDEPKLEYAHQSVVGLPIGYGLGYLAEGLFQSRDEISKHAKQNFAPLIPGDIKYKDVVEDGVINEADRVMMPMLNVPTSYFGATFGIDYKGLDVSALFQGALGGRQIYSAQLVWNYRESYRPIHEGRWTPENAANATFPALHYSESNMGNNFINSSYWVRKTDYVKLKNVEIGYRLPKHWMNRVKIKNARIFVNGMNLLSWDNVRELGIDPESNTGDRWGWQPYPLMRVYNAGITINL; from the coding sequence ATGAAGCTATGCCTGATTCTCATGACTGTGACCGTTCTGCAACTGCAGGCAGCCGTGGGATATTCGCAGAACCGGTTTTCCATCGAAAGCCGGCAGATCGAGCTGAAAAAGCTGCTGGAGTGGATCGAAACGAAAAGTTCCTATCGCTTCCTGTACAATATCAAGACCTTCCCCGCAGCGGATAAGGTGGACGTCAAGTTCGACAATGCCACCCTGCCATCCGTGCTCGACCGCATCCTGCAAGGCCGGGCCCTCACTTACCGTATCCTCGACGACGGGCTGGTGGTCATTTCTCCCCGCCAGGACGAAAAGATCACCGTAAAGGGAAAGGTACTTTCCGCCGAACAGACCGAACTGATCGGGGTGAGCATCCAGCTGAAGGGCACCAGCACCGGAACGGCCACCGACGAGCAGGGCAATTTCAGCCTCAGCGTGCCGCCCAACGGCGTGCTCCTCGTCTCCTACATCGGGTACGAACCGCAGGAAGTGCCGGTGAACGGGCGCGCGCAGCTCCCCAACATCGTGCTGAAATCTTCCAGCTCCGGCCTGAACGAAGTGGTGGTACTGGGTTACGGACAGAAACAGGTGCGCCAGAGCGTTACCGGCGCGATCAGCAGCATCCAGACCAAAGAGCTGAAGCAAAGCCCGGTCGCCAACCTGACCAACGCCCTCGCCGGCCGACTCCCCGGCCTCATCACGGTGCAGCGCAGCGGACGGCCGGGCGCCGACTATTCGCAGCTGTTCATCCGCGGTATTAATACCACAGGCTCCACGAACCCGCTCATCGTGATCGACGGTCTTCCCCGCGGGAACGCCGACCTCGGCCAGCTCGACGCCAACGAGATCGAGTCCGTCTCCATCCTGAAAGACGCCTCCGCCACCGCGCTCTACGGTATCCAGGGCGCCAACGGCATCGTGCTGGTAACAACCCGCCGCGGCCAGGAAGGGCCTCCCAACATCCAGATCAACGCGCAAACCGCACTGCAACAGCCCGTTACCTTCCCCCGGTTCCTCGACTCCTACCGCTCCGGCCTCCTCCAGAACGAAGCGGCCAAAAACGACGGGATGGCACCCCGCTGGAGCGAACAGGAACTGGAATATTTCCGCACCGGCCTCAAACCCTACGATTATCCCAATACCGACTGGTACACGGAAATGGTGCGCGACTATTCCCCGCAGAAAACCGTGAACGTGAACATCAACGGCGGTTCCAAATATGTCCGCTACTTCGTTTCCGGATCGTACCTGCGCCAGGAGCCCCTCTACAAACACGGCAATGAGAACATTTACGGTATCAAATACAAATACGACCGCTTCAACTTCCGCTCCAACATCGACATCACGCTCGACAAAAACACCGACCTGCAGGTAGACCTGGCTTCCCGCCTGGAAAACCGTACCAGTCCCTCGCTCGACCGCGCAGGCGGCGAAATGTTCTGGGTATTGCTGTCGCAAATGACCAATCACCTCACGCCCGTGAAAAACCCCGATGGCAGCATCTCTTCCGGGAACATGCGGGAAGATTTCTATAACCTCTACGGCGTGCTCACGCAAAACGGCTACCTCGATGCTTACTGGCATAGCACGAGCGGCTCCGTGGCACTCACCCGCAAGCTGGATTTCATCACGCCTGGCCTGAAAGTGAAAGGATTGTTCACGTTCGAGAATTTTGGCGATATCAATACCGCATTCGACCAGGAGTTCGATTCCTACCGGTACAAATCGAAGCCCGGCACGTTCAACGGCGAATATTTCCAGCATCGCACCGCTACCAGCCTCCAGCGTTCCGGCGCCACCAGCGGGCAGCGCTATTACTATTACGACCTGAAACTGATGTACGACCGGGATTTCGGGAAACATTCGCTGGGCGGGCTGTTCCTCTTCAACCGCAACCTCCGCACACAGGCCGGCGATCTGCCCCGCGTGTATGAAGGATATGTGGGCCGCGTGACGTACAACTACGATAAAAAATATTACCTCGAATTCAACGCAGGGTACAACGGGTCGGAGAACTTCCCGGTGGGCAAGCGTTATGGCTTCTTCCCCGCATTTTCCGCCGCGTGGATGATCAGCAACGAAGATTTCATGCCGAAAGACGGCGCGCTCAGCTTCCTGAAAGCCCGCTTCTCGCACGGGTATGTGGGTAACGACCAGATCGGCGGCGGGCGCTGGCTGTACATGTCCGACTTCTCCCGCACCGACGGGTTCACCTTCGGCAGCGTAGCCACCGGCAACGGCGGTTATTATGAAAGCAGGATCGGCAACACCGCCATCACCTGGGAAAAGGCGTCGAAAACCAACCTCGGTTTCGAAACCGGATTTTTGAAAGACAGGATCAAGTTCAACGTAGACATCTTCCGCGAGCTGCGCAAAGACATCCTCACCTACGCCGGTACCATCCCCTCCTACCTCGGCATCACGGCAGACATCAACCGCAACCGCGGCCGCATCGTGAACCGCGGCATCGAAGGCGACCTGCATGTGAACATGGACGTGGGCCGCGTGGGGATCTTCACCAAGATCAACTACCAGTTCGTGAAGAATAAAATCCTGGAAATGGACGAGCCCAAGCTGGAATATGCGCACCAGAGCGTGGTGGGCCTGCCCATCGGGTACGGGCTCGGATATCTGGCGGAAGGGTTGTTCCAGTCGAGGGACGAAATTTCCAAACACGCGAAGCAGAACTTTGCGCCGCTCATTCCCGGAGACATCAAGTACAAAGACGTTGTGGAAGACGGTGTGATCAATGAAGCCGACCGGGTGATGATGCCCATGCTCAACGTGCCCACTAGCTATTTCGGCGCCACTTTCGGCATCGATTACAAGGGGCTCGACGTCAGCGCCCTCTTCCAGGGCGCCCTCGGAGGCCGGCAGATCTATTCCGCACAGCTGGTATGGAACTACCGCGAAAGCTACCGCCCCATCCACGAAGGCCGCTGGACGCCGGAAAACGCCGCCAACGCCACGTTCCCCGCGCTGCACTACAGCGAAAGCAACATGGGCAACAACTTCATCAATTCCAGCTACTGGGTCCGCAAAACCGATTACGTAAAACTGAAAAACGTGGAGATCGGGTACCGCCTGCCGAAACATTGGATGAACCGCGTAAAAATCAAAAACGCGCGCATTTTCGTGAACGGCATGAACCTCCTCAGCTGGGACAACGTCCGCGAGCTGGGCATCGATCCGGAATCCAATACCGGCGACCGCTGGGGCTGGCAACCTTATCCGCTCATGCGCGTCTACAACGCAGGCATCACCATCAACCTCTAA
- a CDS encoding RagB/SusD family nutrient uptake outer membrane protein, whose product MKITSITKRFIWLLLPLCCACNKNFLDRKPSDKITEREVFKNIENAEKFVNVIYQSLPNMFKPGGAWILGSATDETNQSIDASASYPDAGSFNNSSMSPSAFPMQGQWAEFFGKIRSCNLFLSNYDIIPNDPNYPDRKTRLRGEVLLLRGYYYFQLMIRWGKVPLLTDVQNPFDNPEDIYYKRNSIDEVVAQIASDLDASAALLPAGYDQRPNNWGRASKTIALALKGRLLLYYASPLYNPTNAGPRWAAAVTACRAALDTALNNGYILNAKYSDAFTQYFSREVIWSRPAPGAYRDGGLDQEMNPRGAGGYGNINPLQELVDAYEMKATGLPITDPASGYNPLEPYKGRDKRFEETILFPGAMWKGRALDPNGADAPRPGQVISNYWPRKYLLENVNLFNLTGATDRKWVLIRLAELYLNYAEALNEANGPVGDVNAAINAVRSRVDMPNYNGTDRDKIREKIRNERRVELALEDHRFWDVRRWNIAHIVDNREVHGVKVIGQGNVTYEYPVVEKRIFNNNQNRDYWLPVPQNEIDKVAGRNSEFKQNTGW is encoded by the coding sequence ATGAAAATAACAAGCATTACGAAGCGATTCATCTGGCTGTTGCTGCCCCTTTGCTGCGCATGCAACAAGAATTTCCTGGACCGGAAGCCCAGCGATAAAATCACCGAAAGGGAAGTGTTCAAGAACATCGAGAATGCTGAAAAGTTCGTGAACGTGATCTATCAGAGCCTTCCGAATATGTTCAAACCCGGCGGCGCCTGGATCCTCGGCAGCGCAACCGACGAAACCAACCAGTCTATCGACGCATCGGCCTCCTACCCGGACGCCGGCAGTTTCAATAATTCGTCCATGAGCCCTTCCGCATTCCCCATGCAGGGCCAGTGGGCGGAATTTTTCGGGAAGATCCGTTCCTGCAACCTCTTCCTGTCCAATTACGACATCATCCCCAACGATCCGAATTATCCCGATCGCAAAACGCGCCTCCGCGGCGAAGTGCTCCTGCTGCGCGGCTACTACTACTTCCAGCTGATGATCCGCTGGGGGAAAGTGCCCCTGCTCACGGACGTGCAAAACCCGTTCGATAACCCGGAGGATATTTACTACAAACGGAATTCCATCGACGAAGTCGTAGCCCAGATCGCCAGCGACCTCGACGCTTCCGCGGCGCTGCTGCCCGCAGGTTACGACCAGCGCCCCAACAACTGGGGCCGCGCCAGCAAAACCATCGCCCTGGCACTGAAAGGCAGGCTGCTGCTGTATTACGCCAGTCCGCTCTACAACCCCACCAACGCCGGTCCGCGCTGGGCTGCGGCCGTAACGGCCTGCCGCGCTGCGCTGGATACCGCGCTGAACAACGGGTACATCCTGAATGCAAAATACAGCGACGCGTTCACGCAATATTTCAGCCGCGAAGTGATCTGGAGCCGCCCGGCCCCGGGGGCTTACCGCGACGGCGGGCTCGACCAGGAAATGAACCCGCGCGGTGCCGGCGGTTACGGCAACATCAACCCCTTGCAGGAATTGGTGGATGCTTATGAAATGAAAGCCACCGGCCTTCCCATCACCGACCCCGCATCCGGGTACAACCCGCTGGAGCCGTATAAAGGCCGTGATAAACGTTTCGAAGAAACCATCCTGTTCCCCGGCGCCATGTGGAAAGGCCGTGCGCTCGATCCCAATGGCGCAGACGCGCCGCGGCCCGGCCAGGTCATCTCCAACTACTGGCCCCGCAAATACCTCCTCGAAAACGTGAACCTCTTCAACCTCACCGGCGCTACCGACCGCAAGTGGGTACTGATCCGCCTCGCCGAACTGTACCTCAACTATGCCGAAGCGCTGAACGAAGCGAATGGCCCCGTGGGAGACGTGAACGCAGCGATTAACGCCGTGCGTAGCCGTGTGGACATGCCCAACTACAATGGAACGGACCGTGATAAGATCCGTGAAAAGATCCGTAATGAAAGAAGGGTGGAACTGGCGCTGGAAGACCACCGCTTCTGGGACGTCCGCCGCTGGAACATCGCCCATATCGTCGACAACCGCGAGGTGCATGGCGTGAAAGTGATCGGCCAGGGGAACGTGACATATGAATATCCCGTGGTGGAAAAGCGCATTTTCAACAACAACCAGAACCGCGATTACTGGCTGCCCGTTCCGCAAAACGAGATCGACAAGGTAGCCGGCCGCAATTCGGAATTCAAGCAAAACACCGGATGGTAA
- a CDS encoding IPT/TIG domain-containing protein translates to MMKHIAFPLIAALALFATAGCKKEKGFEHDPNAPVVIEKFTPEVGGAGVEVLIYGSNFTKDTSGVSVTVNGVPAFVAGVVEDRILIAIPPKAGTGKIEVNIRGHKGSSTDDFGYKPSTVVTTFAGSGNSSYVDGKGTAASFNIGNRCGIDIDENGNLYVPEAGNLRVRKIAPDGTVTTLTGNGNSGYKEGAASEAEFYMPFDVVAAGNGIVYVSDPAAWTIRKVTANGTTSLVGWFEAWGMGIDRRNGTLYYTDARGDGSVYKVDPATGASEKIIGSLSYPSDVAVDSKGNLYVVVNGSHIIRQYKAGSWEPGVTIGIPGQAGLVNGPAASAKFDLPWSVAVDANDNLFIAGNGTWDGSSTNTNQCIRFVNTTSWEVSTFTGGSTAGFADGTGSAALFSAPTGVTVGADGAVYVVDRKNDRIRKVIAE, encoded by the coding sequence ATGATGAAACATATCGCATTCCCCCTCATAGCCGCGCTGGCGCTGTTCGCAACTGCCGGCTGCAAGAAAGAAAAAGGTTTCGAGCACGATCCCAATGCGCCCGTGGTGATCGAGAAATTTACGCCGGAAGTAGGCGGCGCTGGCGTGGAAGTGCTCATCTACGGCAGCAATTTCACCAAAGATACCAGCGGCGTTTCCGTAACCGTGAACGGTGTTCCCGCGTTCGTGGCCGGTGTGGTGGAAGACCGCATCCTTATCGCCATCCCTCCCAAAGCCGGGACGGGCAAAATCGAAGTGAACATCCGCGGCCATAAGGGATCGAGCACAGACGACTTCGGATACAAACCCTCCACCGTCGTAACCACCTTCGCCGGCAGCGGAAATTCCAGTTACGTAGACGGGAAAGGCACCGCCGCATCGTTCAACATCGGCAACCGCTGCGGTATCGATATCGACGAAAACGGCAACCTCTACGTTCCCGAAGCCGGCAACCTCCGCGTGCGCAAGATCGCGCCCGACGGAACGGTGACCACGCTCACGGGGAACGGGAACAGCGGCTACAAGGAAGGCGCCGCATCCGAAGCGGAATTCTATATGCCGTTCGACGTAGTGGCGGCCGGCAACGGGATCGTGTACGTTTCCGACCCCGCGGCATGGACGATCCGGAAAGTGACCGCCAACGGCACCACCTCCCTCGTAGGCTGGTTCGAAGCCTGGGGAATGGGCATCGACCGGCGCAACGGGACGCTCTATTACACCGATGCGCGTGGAGACGGCAGCGTGTATAAAGTAGACCCCGCAACCGGCGCTTCCGAGAAAATCATCGGCAGCCTCAGCTACCCTTCAGATGTGGCGGTAGACAGTAAAGGCAACCTGTACGTGGTCGTGAACGGCAGCCACATCATCCGCCAATACAAAGCCGGCAGCTGGGAACCCGGCGTTACCATCGGCATCCCCGGCCAGGCAGGTCTCGTGAACGGCCCCGCCGCTTCCGCGAAATTCGATCTGCCCTGGAGCGTGGCCGTAGACGCGAACGACAACCTCTTCATCGCCGGCAACGGCACCTGGGACGGCAGTTCCACCAACACCAACCAGTGCATCCGCTTCGTGAATACCACTTCGTGGGAAGTGAGCACCTTCACCGGCGGCAGCACGGCAGGTTTCGCGGACGGCACCGGCTCCGCAGCTCTCTTCAGCGCGCCCACCGGCGTTACCGTTGGGGCAGACGGTGCGGTGTACGTGGTAGACAGGAAAAACGACAGGATCAGAAAAGTGATAGCCGAATAA
- a CDS encoding family 20 glycosylhydrolase, whose translation MKNLLAVCILATASFTAAAQSAAYKWNELPVRGLLMSAPAKQDVAVFCDFVRKALPKEGVNTLAIRIEYGYQYKSHPEVAEKNALSESDVKQIVKAAREAKIRLIPIMNLMAHQSEATEMGPLLKAYPQFDESPDYNPPVPWKSGGMFDFYSKSICPRHPDLLKVFFPMMDELVEAFEADALHVGLDEVWIIGYDKCPRCGGGDKSEIFAEYVNKLHAHLKEKNVEMWMWSDRLIDGKTTNLLAWQASMNDTHRAIDRISKDIVITDWKYESAPPTPGYFALKGFNVLASPCSNTEVALDQLKQVLQIRKDATRAEWALPLGQRMQGVFETMWFNSKEFIDAYYERGEYRPLAKENVKAFKALFKAVREAQKQ comes from the coding sequence ATGAAAAATCTGCTGGCGGTATGCATCCTCGCAACCGCCAGCTTTACCGCCGCCGCACAATCGGCCGCGTACAAATGGAACGAATTGCCCGTGAGGGGCCTGCTGATGAGCGCTCCGGCGAAGCAGGACGTAGCCGTGTTCTGTGATTTCGTCCGGAAAGCGTTGCCGAAGGAAGGCGTCAACACGCTGGCCATCCGCATCGAATACGGATACCAGTACAAATCGCACCCGGAAGTGGCGGAAAAGAACGCCCTGTCCGAAAGCGATGTGAAGCAGATCGTGAAAGCCGCCAGGGAAGCGAAGATCAGGCTCATCCCCATCATGAACCTCATGGCCCACCAGTCGGAAGCCACGGAAATGGGGCCGCTCCTGAAAGCCTATCCCCAGTTCGACGAATCGCCCGACTACAACCCGCCCGTTCCCTGGAAAAGCGGCGGCATGTTCGATTTCTACAGCAAAAGCATCTGTCCGCGCCACCCCGATCTGCTGAAAGTGTTCTTCCCGATGATGGACGAGCTCGTGGAAGCATTCGAGGCAGACGCGCTGCACGTGGGGCTCGACGAAGTTTGGATCATCGGCTACGATAAATGTCCGCGTTGCGGCGGGGGCGATAAATCCGAGATTTTCGCCGAATACGTCAACAAGCTGCACGCACATCTGAAAGAGAAAAACGTGGAAATGTGGATGTGGAGCGACCGCCTCATCGACGGTAAAACCACCAACCTGCTCGCCTGGCAGGCCAGCATGAACGATACCCACCGCGCCATCGACCGCATTTCCAAAGACATCGTGATCACCGACTGGAAATATGAAAGCGCCCCTCCCACACCGGGCTACTTCGCGCTGAAAGGGTTCAACGTGCTCGCCAGCCCCTGTTCCAACACGGAAGTTGCGCTCGACCAGCTGAAGCAGGTGCTCCAGATCCGGAAAGACGCCACCCGTGCAGAATGGGCCCTGCCGCTGGGCCAGCGCATGCAGGGCGTTTTCGAGACGATGTGGTTCAATTCCAAAGAGTTCATCGACGCATATTACGAGCGCGGCGAGTACCGTCCGCTGGCGAAAGAGAACGTAAAAGCCTTCAAGGCGCTCTTCAAAGCCGTACGCGAAGCGCAAAAGCAATAA